GTAGATGGGTTTGATGAATACCGAAAATCCGTTTTTAAATATTCCGTAGAAGAATCTGCTCAAATATGCGGACTTGAAACGGATCAAATACTTCAGGCAGCATCCTGGATTGGGGATGCCGAGGGATTTATCACCATGTGGGCGATGGGATTAAACCAAAGCGCAATCGGGGTAAAGAAAAATTTTGCACTCATCAGCCTGAACCTGATAACGGGGCAGATTGGTAAACCGGGCGCCGGCCCTTTTTCTCTCACCGGCCAGCCCAATGCTATGGGCGGGCGTGAGGTTGGCGGCATGGCTTCTCTATTGGCTGCTCACAAAGATTTATCTAATCCACAGCATAGACAGGAAGTGGCAGATTTTTGGGACGTTCCGGGTATACAGGAAAAACCGGGATATACGGCAACAGAAATGTTTGATGCCCTCGACGAGGGAAAATTGAAAGCCGTATGGATCATTGCCACCAACCCGATGGTGAGTTTACCGGACGTAAATAAAGCTGAAAGAGCCTTAAAGAAGGCCAGTTTTGTTGTTGTTCAGGATATATCCCGCAAATCTGATACGCTGGAATATGCAGATCTGATACTGCCGGCTGCCGGACATATGGAAAAAGAAGGCACGATGACCAATTCGGAGAGACGGATCGGCCATCTCCAAAAAATCGTCGACCCGCCGGGGGAAGCGCTGCCCGATTCGGAAATTCTGATGAGGTTCGCAAAAGCGATGGGTTTCCACGGGTTTGATTTTGAAACAACCGGAGAAATATTTGAAGAGTACAGCAGGCTGACCGCCGGAACCAATATCAACATTTCCGGCCTGAAATATGAGCATCTGCAAGCCCAGAACACCGTGCAGTGGCCCTTAAACAACCTGCACTCCAGCGGCCAAAAACGTCTTTTCACGGATCATACATTTTATACCGATAACGGAAAAGCACAGCTTTTTCCGCTCGATTCACCTGCAAACACATCCAAAAAACCGACTGACAAATTTCCTCTTGTCCTCACCACCGGCCGTATTCGTGACCAGTGGCATACGATGACCAAGACCGGGAAAGTGAGTAAACTCAAACAGCATATTTCCAAGCCTTTTCTGCAGATTCACCCCAAAGATGCCGCAAACAGAAATATAAAAGATGGCGAAAACATCCGGATTCTGAATTCAAGGGGAGAAGTAAAGGTACATGCCCGGGTTACGGAGGATGTGCGAAAGGGATTGGTATTTCTGCCGATGCACTGGGGAAAATTAAATGGTAAATCAACTGCCAGGGCTAATAATCTAACCCGTAACCTGATTGATCCGATTTCCAAAGAACCTGATTTTAAGTACAGTACCGTTCAGGTTGAAAAAATCACAAAAGAAAAAGAAAAGATTATTGTGATTGGTGCCGGAGCTTCGTCCTATCGTTTTGTGAATACCTACAGAGAGTTGAATCAAACAGATGAAATCCATGTCTTTTCAAACGAACCGACTCCTTTCTATAACAGGGTGCTGCTGCCGGAATATGTTACGGAGCACCTGAGCTGGGAGGATCTGCTTAAATTCAAGAAAAATGAAATAGACAAACTGAATATTCACCTGTACGATTCCACCTCAGTTACATCGATCGACAGGGGAAACAAAACAATAACAGACGATAGCGGTCAAATTCATTCATACGATAAGCTGATCGCCGGTACCGGAAGCCGTGCATTTGTCCCTCCCAACGAACCAGTGGACGAACCCGGTGTTTTTACCATGCGCACGCGTGCCGATGCTGATGCATTGAAAAAATATGTGAACAATGGGGCTCATGTTCTCATCATTGGCGGAGGATTGCTGGGACTTGAACTCGCGGCCGCATTAACCGAAATCGATATCGATATCACAATCGTCCAGCTTGCCTCCAGGTTGATGGAGCGTCAGCTGGATGCGCTGTCAGCCGAGTTGCTGATGGAATTTGTGGAACAGAAAGGAATTACGGTTCATGTGAACGACCAGGTAAAGCAAATCCATACGCAGGCTCATCCCGAATATATACCTGAAGAGGGAATCGGTGCTATTTTAAAAAGCGGCAAAAAATTACACTGCGATGCTGTAGTTTTTGCTATCGGAACACGGCCAAATATAGAAATTCTGAAAGAAGCCGGAGTTGATTGCGGAAGAGGGGTGTTGGTTGATGATACACTTCAAACGTCAGACCCATCGATTTTTGCCATGGGAGAAATTGCCGAGCATCGCGGAAAACTGAACGGAATTACAGCCGCTGCGGAACAACAGGCGGATATAGTAGCCAAAAACCTGGCGGGAGATTCTCTTGCCTTATACGATGGCTCCATCAGCATGAATATTCTCAAGTTTTCGGATCTGGACCTCTGTTCTATCGGGCTGCCGGTTGTGCCATCCGGAGAAAAGGGATATGAAGAGATTCTCTTTATTGACAAATCACAGCAATATTATAAGAAATGCATCATCAAGGATGACCGGCTGGTAGGTGCGATTCTGATGGGGGATAAAGATGAATTTGCTGAATTTAAAAGCCTGATAGAATCAAAAATGGAACTGTCCGATTTACGGAAACAGCTGTTACGTTCGGGTAAATCGAGGGACCCGGTTATCGGGAAAACCGTTTGTTCCTGTAACCATGTGGGCCGGGGGAATATTGAAAAACTGATTGAAAACGGATGTGAGGATTTTAATGATTTATGTGAAAAATCCGGAGCAGGACTTGGCTGCGGAAGCTGTAAACCAGAGGTGCAGCAGATACTGAACGAAAAATTTGTATTAGCATGAATAATAATAACAATGCGATCCCAACACCTCTTGTACGGGTTTTTGTAAAAGGTGGCGTCATATCACCGGCAGATCTGATCCGTATTATGGAAGCTTCCGGCAAAGCTGGTAATTCCTATGTCATGTTTGGGTCCCGCCAGGATATTCTGTTTCCGGTAGTGGATTCGGATGAAGAAAATGTTCGCTCTCATCTTGATGAAACAGGATTGAAATACAATTTTACCGATTCCCAGCTCCTGAAAGCACCCTTACAGTATGAAAATATAGTAAGTTCCTATGTGGCCGTTAACATCACAGATAACACCTGGTGGCTGAAGGAAGACATATTTCACTATATACTCGACAGTTTCGATTATCAGCCTGTTTTGAAGGTGAATATTATCGATCCTATCCAAAGCCTGGTGCCTCTTTTTACCGGTCATTTAAACTTTATCGCCTCAAAACAGGAGCATTACTGGCATCTTTTTATTCGCCAGCCAACTGAAAACGGGAATAAAGCTCCTACACCCTGGCCTGCCCTGATCCATGAAAATGAGATCGCCGTTATCGCTAAAGAAATTGAAAAAAAACTGAAAAAGTCTCCGGGGATGAATCATCGTCGTTTATTCGACGCAGTACAAAATGGTTCAACGTTCCACAGCGTAACTGCTGATGAAGAGATCGCATCGCCAACTGCCCTGTTCCCTTATTATGAAGGATTAAATGCAATGCAGAATAATTTATTCTGGCTCGGTTTATACTGGAGGAATAATTGTTTTGATATTGAATTTCTAAAAGACGCCTGTCGATTATGCCAGGAAACGAAAGTGGGCAAAATCAGCATCACTCCGTGGAAATCTTTTATTATTAAAGGAATCCACCCAAAAAAACGGATTTACTGGGAAAAACTGATGGGCAGGTATGGCATTAATTTGCGCCACTCCTCATTGGAACTGAACTGGCATCTGCCCGTGATGGATGAAGAGGCTCTGAAACTCAAAACCTATCTTGTGAGGGAACTGGATCAGCAGGATATCAGCACACATGGGCTTACGTTTACAATCAAAACAAATCCCGATATGCTGTTGTTCACATCTGTGGTGATTGAAAAATCGTCGGAGACATCAGGGCTGAATGGCGAACCGTTATATAATATACTTTATGCACGTGATTTTAATCCGAATCATTCAGAATATTTCAATTTTTCCAAACATGTTGAAAAACGCCAGCTTCCGACTTTGCTGATTAAATTAAGTAAGATCTATTTCCAGCAGCTGGCTACAGAAGAACCGGATGAAATTAAAACTGTATTTGAAAAAAAGAGTTC
This portion of the Rhodohalobacter sp. SW132 genome encodes:
- a CDS encoding nitrate reductase, encoding MSGNQPESYKTTCSYCGVGCGIVVNKDHKGNISVQGDPDHPVNKGKLCSKGLNLKYVVEDQSDRLLYPEMKWSKAHPFKRVSWDTAMERAAAAFTSIQKKYGPDSVGFYVSGQCLTEGYYLANKLVKGFLGTNNIDTNSRLCMSSAVAAYKKMLGEDAVPICYDDIEQADCFFITGANPAWCHPILFRRIEQHKAENPNVKIIVADPRKTQSCELADLHLPLNPGTDIYLCNAIARVLIERGDINPEFIENHVDGFDEYRKSVFKYSVEESAQICGLETDQILQAASWIGDAEGFITMWAMGLNQSAIGVKKNFALISLNLITGQIGKPGAGPFSLTGQPNAMGGREVGGMASLLAAHKDLSNPQHRQEVADFWDVPGIQEKPGYTATEMFDALDEGKLKAVWIIATNPMVSLPDVNKAERALKKASFVVVQDISRKSDTLEYADLILPAAGHMEKEGTMTNSERRIGHLQKIVDPPGEALPDSEILMRFAKAMGFHGFDFETTGEIFEEYSRLTAGTNINISGLKYEHLQAQNTVQWPLNNLHSSGQKRLFTDHTFYTDNGKAQLFPLDSPANTSKKPTDKFPLVLTTGRIRDQWHTMTKTGKVSKLKQHISKPFLQIHPKDAANRNIKDGENIRILNSRGEVKVHARVTEDVRKGLVFLPMHWGKLNGKSTARANNLTRNLIDPISKEPDFKYSTVQVEKITKEKEKIIVIGAGASSYRFVNTYRELNQTDEIHVFSNEPTPFYNRVLLPEYVTEHLSWEDLLKFKKNEIDKLNIHLYDSTSVTSIDRGNKTITDDSGQIHSYDKLIAGTGSRAFVPPNEPVDEPGVFTMRTRADADALKKYVNNGAHVLIIGGGLLGLELAAALTEIDIDITIVQLASRLMERQLDALSAELLMEFVEQKGITVHVNDQVKQIHTQAHPEYIPEEGIGAILKSGKKLHCDAVVFAIGTRPNIEILKEAGVDCGRGVLVDDTLQTSDPSIFAMGEIAEHRGKLNGITAAAEQQADIVAKNLAGDSLALYDGSISMNILKFSDLDLCSIGLPVVPSGEKGYEEILFIDKSQQYYKKCIIKDDRLVGAILMGDKDEFAEFKSLIESKMELSDLRKQLLRSGKSRDPVIGKTVCSCNHVGRGNIEKLIENGCEDFNDLCEKSGAGLGCGSCKPEVQQILNEKFVLA
- a CDS encoding rubredoxin, producing the protein MNNNNNAIPTPLVRVFVKGGVISPADLIRIMEASGKAGNSYVMFGSRQDILFPVVDSDEENVRSHLDETGLKYNFTDSQLLKAPLQYENIVSSYVAVNITDNTWWLKEDIFHYILDSFDYQPVLKVNIIDPIQSLVPLFTGHLNFIASKQEHYWHLFIRQPTENGNKAPTPWPALIHENEIAVIAKEIEKKLKKSPGMNHRRLFDAVQNGSTFHSVTADEEIASPTALFPYYEGLNAMQNNLFWLGLYWRNNCFDIEFLKDACRLCQETKVGKISITPWKSFIIKGIHPKKRIYWEKLMGRYGINLRHSSLELNWHLPVMDEEALKLKTYLVRELDQQDISTHGLTFTIKTNPDMLLFTSVVIEKSSETSGLNGEPLYNILYARDFNPNHSEYFNFSKHVEKRQLPTLLIKLSKIYFQQLATEEPDEIKTVFEKKSSYKQVSSYQCSNCMTVYDKKYGAPDSGVKPGTPFDQLPGDYICPLCSSAKTEFIPLVEY